The following proteins are encoded in a genomic region of Melopsittacus undulatus isolate bMelUnd1 chromosome 8, bMelUnd1.mat.Z, whole genome shotgun sequence:
- the LOC101870260 gene encoding putative lysosomal acid lipase/cholesteryl ester hydrolase produces MRGREGTARCMVCESSVLDSGDLLLGRHQEEEHPTSSAPQQVAMMWLFVTIAYVMCISEKSNASPEVSTGFGEIIRYHGYPYEEHEVVTDDGYYLTVQRVPHGRDNPESMSTSHEAETQGSSMFCPSPKPVVLLQHGLVLEGSTWFTNLPNSSLGFILADAGYDVWIGNSRGNSWSQKHKEFEFHQQEYSNYSFHEMAMYDLPATINYILQKTGQEQLYYVAYSQGTTIGFIAFSSIPELDRKIKMFFALAPITTSSNMKTPLLRVFDLPERLVKLILGHTVVFKKGEILHQMTSRLCIYPFFKSFCSLVLYLPGGFTDSLNVSRMDVYLSHYPDTTSIKTMLHWRQLYQTGEFKYYDYGSDNVFHYNQTTPPFYKLENMKAPLAAWYGGNDWISAPEDVNITLPRITNVAYRKYIPEFVHFDFLWGAQAYEQVYKEILALMERST; encoded by the exons ATGCGTGGAAGGGAGGGAACAGCCCGATGCATGGTGTGTGAGAGCAGCGTGCTTGACAGTGGAGACCTCCTGCTCGGCAGACATCAGGAAGAAGAGCACCCCACCTCTTCTGCACCACAACAG GTTGCCATGATGTGGCTCTTCGTAACCATTGCTTATGTAATGTGCATCAGTGAAAAGTCAAATGCAAGTCCTGAGGTGTCCACGGGTTTT GGTGAAATCATCCGCTACCATGGGTACCCCTATGAGGAGCATGAAGTGGTGACAGATGACGGCTATTACCTCACCGTGCAGAGGGTTCCTCATGGCAGAGACAATCCAGAAAGCATGAGCACCTCCCATGAAGCAGAGACACAGGGCTCCAGCATGTTCTGTCCTT ctCCAAAGCCCGTggtcctcctgcagcatggCCTGGTGTTGGAGGGAAGCACCTGGTTTACCAACTTACCCAACAGCAGCCTGGGCTTCATCCTTGCTGATGCTGGCTACGACGTCTGGATCGGAAACAGCCGGGGGAACAGTTGGtcacaaaagcacaaagagTTTGAGTTTCACCAGCAGGAATACTCAAATTACAG CTTTCATGAGATGGCCATGTATGACCTCCCAGCAACAATCAACTATATTCTGCAGAAAACTGGACAGGAGCAGTTGTACTACGTGGCCTACTCCCAAGGAACCACCATAG gtttcattgctttttcatCCATTCCTGAGCTGGATCGCAAAATCAAGATGTTTTTTGCCTTGGCTCCTATCACCACAAGCTCAAATATGAAGACACCCTTGCTAAGGGTGTTTGACCTTCCTGAGAGGCTGGTTAAG CTCATTTTAGGACACACAGTAGTCTTCAAGAAGGGCGAAATACTGCACCAAATGACTTCCAGACTGTGCATCTACCCTTTCTTCAAAAGCTTTTGCTCCTTGGTCCTTTACTTGCCTGGTGGATTTACCGACAGCTTAAATGTG AGCCGCATGGATGTCTACCTGTCCCACTACCCCGATACAACATCCATAAAAACCATGTTACATTGGCGCCAG CTCTATCAAACAGGGGAATTCAAATATTATGATTACGGCAGTGACAACGTGTTTCATTACAACCAG ACTACACCTCCCTTCTACAAACTGGAAAACATGAAAGCCCCTCTTGCTGCATGGTATGGTGGCAACGACTGGATTTCAGCCCCTGAAGATGTAAACATCACACTGCCTCGGATAACCAATGTGGCATACAGAAAGTACATTCCTGAATTCGTCCACTTTGATTTCCTTTGGGGTGCGCAAGCATATGAACAAGTCTACAAAGAAATTCTTGCCCTGATGGAGAGGAGCACCTAG